In Vibrio coralliilyticus, the following are encoded in one genomic region:
- the putA gene encoding bifunctional proline dehydrogenase/L-glutamate gamma-semialdehyde dehydrogenase PutA, which yields MFTATDVLNAEFVEQPLNKLWSLISPLYMVDESQWLEQLLPLAIPTDAEKAQITAKTTELIETIRADKKSIQMIDALLLEYSLDTQEGILLMCLAEALMRIPDSATADALIRDKLSVADWKSHLKNSDSVFVNASTWGLMLTGKVVGLPEADSQSPVSAVNRLVNKMSEPVIRKAMHQAMKVMGHQFVLGRSIAEAQKNGRNMRDKGFTYSYDMLGEAALTTADANKYFKDYLMAIEAVGRDKYGLETSPAPSVSIKLSALHPRYEVANEERVMTELADTLMQLLRRAVELDVAITIDAEEADRLELSLKLFEKVYRSDLVKGWGKFGLVIQAYSKRALPVLVWINGLAKEQGDLIPLRLVKGAYWDSEIKWSQQAGYDNYPVYTRKEATDVAYLACARFLLSENVRGNIFPQFASHNAQTVTSIAVMAQHKDYEFQRLHGMGDSLYNHAMEAYQQPVRIYAPVGSHKDLLPYLVRRLLENGANSSFVHRLVDARCPVETLTQHPVDMLKAFDTLNNVNIPLPPQIFPERRNSYGVNVDVESEAKPFEQAVEGFLNKQWMAGPIINGQAYAESMIKENVNTEVVTAPYDRRIKVGQVAFASLDHVSAAIEGAQQAFANWQKSDKALRAEKLDKLADLLEENLAELVALCHQEAGKTIHDSIDEVREAVDFCRYYAKQVDALGELQLQGFDGQSRTVSRQGRGVFVCISPWNFPLAIFLGQITAALVAGNTVVAKPAEQTSLIAARAVELMNDAGFPAGTIQLLPGRGAEIGSALTSHSAIAGVAFTGSTATAQRINQTLAARDAEPVPFIAETGGQNAMIVDSTALPEQVVRDVIRSAFASAGQRCSALRVLYVQEDIADRIVALIQGAMQELSVGLPYLHSTDVGPVIDTTAKTKLVKHIERMTATEKKVAELTLGEEHQHGDFVAPSAFEIRDISCLEEEQFGPILHIVRFKANELHQIVDRINSTGFGLTMGIHSRNETTYRWIEKHARVGNCYINRDQVGAVVGVQPFGGQGLSGTGPKAGGPHYLFRFTQTSFS from the coding sequence ATGTTTACAGCAACTGATGTGTTGAATGCCGAGTTTGTTGAGCAGCCGCTTAACAAACTGTGGTCATTGATCTCGCCACTTTATATGGTGGACGAATCCCAATGGCTTGAACAATTGTTGCCTTTGGCAATCCCTACTGATGCTGAAAAAGCACAGATCACCGCGAAAACAACTGAGCTGATCGAAACCATCCGCGCAGACAAAAAATCAATCCAGATGATTGATGCCCTGCTGCTTGAGTACAGTTTAGATACTCAAGAAGGTATCTTGTTGATGTGTCTTGCCGAAGCGCTAATGCGTATTCCGGATTCCGCGACTGCTGATGCTTTAATCCGAGATAAGCTCAGTGTTGCTGACTGGAAATCTCACCTTAAGAATTCAGATTCTGTATTCGTTAACGCGTCCACTTGGGGATTGATGCTGACGGGCAAAGTGGTGGGGCTTCCTGAAGCGGATTCTCAAAGTCCTGTCTCAGCAGTCAATCGCCTAGTCAACAAGATGTCAGAGCCAGTGATTCGTAAAGCGATGCATCAGGCTATGAAGGTGATGGGCCATCAGTTTGTTTTGGGTCGAAGCATTGCGGAAGCTCAGAAAAATGGTCGCAACATGCGTGATAAAGGCTTCACTTATTCCTACGATATGCTAGGTGAAGCTGCGCTGACCACTGCAGATGCTAACAAATACTTCAAAGATTACTTAATGGCAATTGAAGCGGTTGGACGCGATAAATATGGGTTAGAGACCAGCCCTGCGCCTTCCGTTTCTATCAAGCTTTCTGCACTTCATCCACGTTATGAGGTGGCAAACGAAGAACGTGTGATGACTGAGTTAGCTGATACGCTAATGCAGCTACTTCGCCGCGCTGTTGAACTTGATGTGGCGATCACTATTGACGCAGAAGAGGCCGATCGTCTTGAACTGTCACTCAAGTTGTTCGAAAAAGTGTATCGCAGTGACTTAGTCAAAGGTTGGGGCAAGTTTGGTCTGGTAATTCAGGCTTATTCAAAACGTGCATTGCCTGTGTTGGTTTGGATTAATGGCCTGGCAAAAGAGCAGGGCGATTTGATTCCGCTGCGCCTAGTTAAAGGTGCTTACTGGGATAGTGAAATAAAATGGTCTCAACAAGCTGGTTACGATAACTATCCAGTTTATACTCGCAAAGAAGCGACGGATGTTGCTTATCTAGCGTGTGCTCGATTCCTACTTTCTGAAAATGTTCGCGGTAATATTTTCCCTCAATTCGCCAGTCACAACGCCCAAACCGTCACATCAATCGCAGTGATGGCTCAGCATAAAGATTACGAATTCCAACGTTTACATGGCATGGGGGATTCCCTATATAACCATGCGATGGAAGCTTACCAGCAGCCAGTTCGTATTTATGCACCTGTGGGTAGCCACAAGGATCTCTTACCATATTTGGTGCGTCGCTTGTTGGAAAATGGTGCAAATAGCTCATTTGTACACCGCTTAGTCGATGCTCGTTGTCCTGTTGAAACATTGACGCAGCATCCTGTCGATATGTTGAAAGCGTTTGATACGCTGAATAATGTCAATATTCCACTGCCACCACAAATATTCCCTGAGCGTCGTAACTCTTACGGTGTCAACGTTGATGTGGAGTCTGAGGCGAAGCCTTTTGAGCAAGCTGTTGAAGGGTTCTTAAATAAGCAATGGATGGCAGGCCCGATCATCAATGGTCAAGCTTATGCTGAAAGCATGATCAAGGAAAATGTGAATACTGAAGTGGTCACAGCGCCTTATGACCGCCGTATTAAAGTCGGTCAGGTAGCCTTTGCATCTCTTGATCATGTTTCCGCAGCGATCGAAGGTGCACAGCAGGCATTTGCAAATTGGCAGAAGAGTGATAAAGCGCTACGAGCAGAGAAGCTGGATAAGTTAGCTGACCTGCTAGAAGAAAACCTCGCTGAGCTTGTGGCACTGTGCCATCAGGAAGCAGGTAAAACAATTCACGACAGCATTGATGAAGTGCGTGAAGCGGTTGATTTCTGTCGCTACTACGCTAAGCAGGTTGATGCTTTAGGTGAGCTTCAGCTACAAGGCTTTGATGGCCAATCTCGTACAGTGTCTCGTCAAGGACGTGGTGTCTTTGTCTGTATCAGTCCATGGAACTTCCCACTGGCGATTTTCCTCGGCCAAATTACCGCTGCTCTTGTTGCGGGTAATACAGTAGTCGCTAAACCAGCAGAGCAAACTAGTTTGATTGCTGCACGTGCAGTTGAGCTGATGAATGACGCAGGTTTCCCTGCGGGGACTATTCAATTGCTGCCAGGTCGCGGTGCTGAAATCGGTTCGGCATTAACCTCTCACTCTGCCATTGCTGGTGTTGCCTTTACGGGTTCAACGGCAACAGCGCAACGAATCAATCAAACATTGGCGGCTCGTGATGCTGAGCCAGTTCCGTTTATCGCGGAAACAGGCGGTCAAAACGCAATGATTGTCGATAGTACAGCGCTACCTGAACAGGTTGTACGTGATGTTATTCGTTCTGCGTTTGCCTCAGCAGGCCAGCGTTGTAGTGCTTTGCGCGTACTGTATGTTCAGGAAGACATCGCTGATCGCATCGTTGCACTGATTCAGGGGGCGATGCAGGAACTGAGTGTCGGCCTTCCTTATCTTCATTCCACCGATGTGGGGCCGGTTATCGATACGACAGCCAAAACCAAACTGGTTAAGCATATTGAGCGTATGACCGCGACGGAAAAGAAAGTGGCTGAACTTACTTTGGGTGAAGAACATCAACACGGTGATTTCGTTGCACCAAGTGCCTTTGAAATTCGTGATATTTCGTGCTTAGAAGAAGAGCAA
- a CDS encoding AraC family transcriptional regulator, with protein sequence MSSSKHPALTGEHAKLLSPKPAELVTLPSYMDCHDHSYTQIVIGLKGQAEFEVSGFGNLVGPGQGCVVSSGSGHAFGGVVGQSDILVLNMPPPSGDDPLMLQKLNEINQRDTYFQLDGQIQKLIQMLVAEMHSNPEDLLLSRACNDTVIALLQRHMSTFAPSRKESRFDLEAIDRYIEQHLSQKISVAQLAGSVFLGESQFHNLFKEQMGITPHQYVLGKRIDMAKSLIEKGHLSLGQVAELTGFSGQSAFTHTFSRLQGMSPSRYKKQFG encoded by the coding sequence ATGAGCTCATCTAAGCACCCAGCATTGACTGGTGAACATGCCAAACTTTTGTCACCTAAGCCTGCGGAGCTGGTGACATTGCCTTCTTATATGGATTGCCATGATCACAGCTATACCCAGATAGTCATCGGCCTGAAAGGGCAGGCGGAGTTTGAAGTCAGTGGGTTTGGTAATTTAGTTGGTCCGGGCCAAGGTTGTGTTGTGAGCTCCGGTTCAGGTCATGCGTTTGGTGGTGTGGTCGGCCAGTCAGATATCCTAGTTTTGAACATGCCCCCTCCGTCAGGAGATGATCCCTTGATGCTACAAAAGCTCAATGAAATCAATCAACGTGATACTTATTTTCAGCTCGACGGGCAAATCCAGAAGCTCATACAAATGCTGGTGGCTGAGATGCATTCCAACCCGGAAGACTTGCTTCTTAGTCGTGCCTGCAACGATACGGTTATCGCACTTCTCCAGCGTCATATGTCGACGTTTGCTCCTTCGCGCAAAGAATCGCGTTTCGACCTTGAGGCGATTGATCGATATATCGAGCAGCACCTGAGTCAAAAGATCTCAGTTGCTCAATTAGCTGGTAGTGTCTTTCTGGGTGAAAGTCAATTTCACAACTTATTTAAAGAACAGATGGGAATCACACCTCATCAATATGTGCTCGGTAAGCGTATTGATATGGCTAAATCACTGATTGAAAAAGGGCATCTTTCACTTGGCCAAGTAGCAGAACTGACAGGCTTTTCTGGTCAAAGCGCTTTTACCCATACCTTTTCTCGACTGCAAGGCATGTCTCCATCCCGCTACAAGAAACAATTTGGTTAA
- a CDS encoding PEGA domain-containing protein, whose translation MITRRIPALLIALSPIWVSTSVFAETADSADPVAAIDSKLENKQSELQALGAEFEGESERLQQLRAELSKYQREEQELNAKRNRAKSALDKQYNRLLDDPDVDLLSFQQEYQQAWSSVKENQTQILEQEQAITEQEMRLSQIKQKRSRINSELSYLKEQKVEARVKRLDAELRESDVLNTAFKTTCSATMTLGECTNQGKYLTKQRAVNTFKAKLLDGLTEANLAKQNLKGVQLNVFVQESQIIRSGFEGNNSYYTEMQAQLQARPEASAACKLLNVSSRYCLNGAEVTKKDQSNNKEKSWANITVRSDQYEDRVTINGVNYGSTPVEVVLPRGKHQFTVSKDGFQTYNRTIAVHGNDTVWVKLRPDSDI comes from the coding sequence ATGATAACACGTCGCATCCCAGCGCTTTTAATTGCGCTAAGCCCTATATGGGTATCGACTTCGGTTTTTGCGGAAACGGCTGACTCTGCCGATCCTGTCGCAGCTATCGATAGTAAGTTAGAAAACAAACAAAGCGAACTGCAAGCGCTAGGCGCTGAGTTCGAAGGTGAGTCCGAACGTTTACAACAACTTAGGGCTGAACTGAGCAAATACCAGCGTGAAGAGCAAGAGCTCAACGCTAAGCGTAATCGCGCTAAGTCTGCACTGGACAAACAATATAATCGCCTTCTAGACGATCCAGATGTCGATCTGCTGTCTTTCCAACAAGAGTACCAGCAAGCTTGGTCCTCTGTGAAAGAAAACCAAACACAAATTCTTGAACAAGAGCAAGCCATTACCGAGCAGGAAATGCGTTTATCTCAGATAAAGCAGAAACGCTCTCGTATTAACTCCGAGCTGTCTTACCTTAAGGAACAGAAAGTAGAGGCACGCGTTAAACGACTCGATGCCGAACTTCGTGAAAGTGACGTACTCAACACCGCGTTTAAAACCACATGTTCAGCAACAATGACATTGGGTGAGTGTACTAATCAGGGTAAATACCTCACCAAGCAACGTGCAGTCAATACATTCAAAGCTAAGCTACTTGACGGTCTAACCGAAGCGAACCTTGCCAAGCAAAACCTGAAAGGTGTTCAGCTCAACGTGTTTGTTCAAGAGAGCCAAATTATCCGCTCAGGCTTCGAAGGCAATAACAGTTACTACACTGAAATGCAGGCACAGCTTCAAGCTCGTCCAGAAGCGTCAGCAGCATGTAAACTACTAAATGTCTCTTCCCGTTACTGCCTGAATGGGGCGGAAGTGACGAAAAAAGACCAAAGCAACAACAAAGAGAAAAGCTGGGCAAACATTACCGTTCGCTCAGATCAGTATGAAGATCGTGTCACCATTAACGGTGTCAACTATGGTAGCACGCCAGTCGAAGTTGTCCTCCCTAGGGGTAAGCATCAGTTCACTGTTTCTAAAGACGGTTTCCAAACTTACAATCGCACTATTGCCGTCCATGGCAATGACACAGTTTGGGTTAAGCTACGTCCGGATTCAGATATTTAA
- a CDS encoding SUMF1/EgtB/PvdO family nonheme iron enzyme gives MRTGLPTLLLLALSPCFLTANALAQEARDPIVVIDQQLFDKHEELKAAIQARDEQNAKYEEQQQSVAELTKLVKSLDKTLSEAKANLESDYSRMIDNPSIDLAATQEKYQDAWSKVKQNQKQRLSEEQQLQELKHQLDLANSEVEAIEQSIEVLDQNKLRARAERLQEELQQAHTLSVSFTNRCQADMTIAQCDRQTRDLALQKAVKQFQSELIANTSEPQVVKLNANKVPFNIHVLRSKSKESGFYDGVRYRSLMDVEMQARPTQSAACTLLGIDKQYCFEPETLSDKDAFVSNKEVAWVTLTIRSNLFDDNVTINGVNYGSTPVEVMLPVGPHMITVEKEGYRSFHRELTVKRDQNLRAVLVEKANPLREGDKFADSLGSGLQGPELSTILSGQYLVGEHGSKQLKLKHPLGFGTTPITVGQFKAFVDATNYQTDAELTNTCTAIVKGEVTPISKGYWRNPGFKQASNSPVVCVSRNDAQAYANWLSNKTNHSYRLPSEDEWEIAARAGAETYYWWGDQFIPNQANTGWGGTPWSNKSTSPVNAFKPNRLGIYDTVGNVWQWTSDTRGLLKGGAWNFSPDMAAAHQQLSLSSSSAANYVGFRVVRDIH, from the coding sequence ATGCGAACTGGTTTACCAACGCTCCTTCTTCTTGCTTTGTCACCTTGCTTTCTCACTGCCAATGCTTTGGCCCAAGAGGCGCGAGACCCTATTGTCGTGATCGACCAGCAGTTATTTGACAAGCACGAAGAGCTAAAAGCAGCAATACAAGCTCGAGATGAGCAAAACGCAAAGTATGAAGAGCAACAACAGTCTGTCGCAGAGTTAACCAAACTCGTCAAATCTTTGGATAAAACACTCAGCGAAGCCAAAGCGAACCTCGAAAGCGACTATTCTCGAATGATTGACAACCCAAGCATCGATTTAGCTGCAACGCAGGAAAAATACCAAGACGCTTGGTCAAAGGTAAAACAAAACCAAAAGCAACGCCTATCTGAAGAACAACAGCTGCAAGAGCTCAAGCACCAACTGGATCTTGCCAATAGTGAAGTCGAAGCCATCGAACAAAGCATTGAAGTTTTAGACCAAAATAAACTCCGTGCTCGCGCTGAACGTCTTCAAGAAGAGCTGCAACAAGCTCACACTTTATCCGTCAGCTTTACTAACCGTTGTCAAGCGGATATGACCATCGCTCAATGTGATCGCCAGACACGTGACCTTGCCTTGCAAAAAGCCGTCAAGCAGTTCCAATCCGAGCTTATTGCTAACACCAGTGAGCCTCAAGTCGTCAAGCTGAACGCCAACAAAGTACCTTTCAATATTCATGTACTGCGCTCAAAATCCAAAGAATCGGGCTTCTATGATGGTGTTCGCTACCGAAGCCTGATGGATGTGGAAATGCAAGCTCGACCAACCCAAAGCGCAGCGTGTACATTGCTCGGTATCGATAAACAATACTGTTTTGAGCCAGAAACTTTGAGTGACAAAGATGCGTTTGTCAGTAACAAAGAAGTCGCTTGGGTCACCTTGACCATTCGCTCCAATCTTTTTGACGATAACGTAACGATCAATGGTGTTAACTACGGTAGCACCCCTGTAGAAGTCATGCTTCCTGTTGGCCCACACATGATCACTGTTGAGAAAGAAGGCTACCGCTCCTTCCACCGCGAGCTGACTGTAAAACGTGACCAAAATCTACGCGCAGTCTTGGTTGAAAAAGCCAATCCTCTACGTGAAGGTGACAAGTTCGCAGACTCCCTAGGGTCAGGGCTTCAAGGGCCAGAACTCTCTACCATTCTTTCTGGTCAATATCTTGTGGGTGAACACGGTTCCAAACAACTAAAGCTCAAACACCCATTGGGGTTTGGAACTACACCGATTACCGTCGGACAATTTAAAGCTTTTGTTGATGCGACCAACTACCAAACCGACGCAGAATTAACAAACACCTGTACAGCTATCGTCAAAGGTGAAGTGACACCGATTTCAAAAGGTTACTGGCGAAACCCGGGCTTTAAACAAGCATCCAACTCCCCTGTTGTTTGTGTGAGCCGAAATGATGCGCAGGCCTATGCTAACTGGTTAAGCAATAAGACTAATCACAGCTATCGATTGCCAAGTGAAGATGAGTGGGAAATTGCCGCTCGAGCAGGGGCTGAAACTTATTACTGGTGGGGCGATCAGTTTATTCCCAACCAAGCTAATACAGGTTGGGGAGGTACTCCTTGGTCAAACAAGAGTACTTCTCCCGTTAATGCCTTCAAACCCAATCGTTTAGGCATTTACGACACAGTGGGCAACGTTTGGCAGTGGACTAGCGATACCCGAGGTTTGCTCAAAGGCGGCGCATGGAACTTCTCTCCGGATATGGCCGCTGCGCATCAGCAGCTGTCATTGTCCAGTTCGTCCGCAGCTAACTATGTTGGCTTCCGAGTTGTACGTGACATCCACTAA
- a CDS encoding helix-turn-helix transcriptional regulator — MTLEPHLISLFNQLPGYWGCKDRNSIFAYANRAYAKLIGLNSPQDCIGLTDHQMPSPTTKCASDFQEQDRFVIENKRPIKVLDIHPYPDGTWHTHIFSKSPWLDAQGNVQGTIFYGQELTDTAILEVGHWICRATGLHDEERISLNHLSPKNHQIKLTTRESEVLFLLLYGKKPKYIADIMNISTKTLENYVLHLREKFGAHSKAQLIDMALDAGFGSHIPHTLLRTQLSVVLNNEYAA, encoded by the coding sequence ATGACCTTGGAACCACACTTAATATCCCTGTTTAATCAACTACCTGGTTATTGGGGCTGCAAAGACCGCAACTCGATTTTTGCTTATGCGAACCGCGCTTACGCCAAGTTGATTGGTTTAAATTCACCACAAGACTGTATTGGTCTCACAGATCACCAAATGCCAAGTCCCACCACTAAATGCGCCAGTGACTTTCAAGAGCAAGATCGTTTTGTCATTGAAAATAAGCGGCCAATCAAAGTACTCGACATACACCCCTACCCAGATGGCACTTGGCACACTCATATTTTTAGTAAGTCCCCATGGTTGGATGCACAAGGTAATGTACAGGGAACCATATTCTATGGGCAGGAACTGACAGATACTGCCATTCTCGAAGTTGGGCATTGGATTTGTCGAGCGACTGGATTGCACGACGAAGAACGGATATCACTAAATCATCTGTCGCCCAAAAATCACCAAATAAAGCTGACGACACGTGAATCTGAAGTCCTTTTCTTGCTGCTGTATGGCAAGAAGCCAAAATACATCGCAGACATCATGAACATCTCAACCAAGACGCTAGAAAACTACGTGCTCCATCTAAGGGAAAAATTCGGTGCTCACAGTAAAGCACAGTTAATCGATATGGCGTTGGATGCAGGATTTGGCTCACACATACCACACACGCTATTACGCACTCAACTTTCGGTCGTGCTCAATAATGAATACGCCGCATAA
- the pdxH gene encoding pyridoxamine 5'-phosphate oxidase: protein MELEDIRREYSKGGLRRKDLKANPVDQFNLWLQQAIDAKLTDPTAMTVATVDEQGQPFQRIVLLKHVDTQGFVFYTNLGSRKAQQIEGNSRVSLHFPWHPLERQVHITGVAEKLSITENIKYFSSRPKESQLAAIASKQSSRISTRGVLEGKFLELKQKFAQGEIPVPTFWGGFRIKPESIEFWQGGDHRLHDRFLFSKANGEWHIDRLAP, encoded by the coding sequence ATGGAACTCGAAGATATCCGCCGTGAATACAGTAAGGGTGGTTTGCGTAGAAAAGATCTTAAAGCTAACCCAGTGGATCAGTTCAACTTATGGCTACAGCAAGCGATTGACGCTAAGCTCACCGATCCAACGGCCATGACCGTAGCGACGGTAGATGAGCAGGGTCAACCTTTCCAGCGAATCGTTTTGTTGAAGCACGTTGATACTCAAGGGTTTGTATTTTATACCAACCTCGGTAGCCGTAAAGCGCAGCAAATAGAAGGTAACTCTCGAGTAAGCCTTCATTTCCCGTGGCATCCATTAGAGCGTCAGGTCCATATTACGGGTGTGGCAGAGAAGCTGAGTATTACGGAGAACATTAAGTATTTCTCCTCACGGCCTAAAGAGAGTCAATTGGCTGCAATTGCCAGTAAACAAAGCAGCCGAATTTCAACACGCGGAGTATTGGAAGGTAAGTTTCTTGAGCTGAAGCAGAAGTTTGCTCAAGGTGAGATTCCTGTACCTACTTTTTGGGGCGGCTTTCGTATTAAGCCGGAAAGCATTGAATTCTGGCAAGGGGGGGATCACCGCCTGCATGACCGATTCCTGTTCTCCAAAGCAAACGGTGAGTGGCACATCGATCGACTGGCTCCATAG
- a CDS encoding HlyD family type I secretion periplasmic adaptor subunit, translating to MSQDSYNKLSSNELEYVDDKTAALLLNTPSSARIMLWVMVLFFILAGIWASWAQIDKVTVGQGKVVPSSQVQIVQNLEGGLVKEILVREGQVVQKGQQLLLIDDTRFRSDFREREQQVANLTASVLQLSASITSVTINEDFSEKSWQKSVQIDFSKLAFPPQLEERQPKLVERQRAEYRQDLNNLRNQISLIDQQVKQKQQDLVEIQARVRNLRESYNFARKELEITKPLADEGVVPRIELLKLQRQVNDTRREMTSSELKVPVLKSAIKESMLGRIDAAQKFRSEQQEKLNEAQDKLSALTESTVGLEDRVNRTVVISPVTGTVKTLNVNTVGGVIQPGMDIVEIVPSEDTLLVEAKIAPQDIAFLRPDLHAIVKFSAYDFTKYGGLEGTLEHISADTTTDEEGNSFYLVRVRTKETSLNNDTSLPIIPGMTASVDIITGKRTVMEYLLKPILGAKGNALKE from the coding sequence ATGAGTCAAGACAGCTACAACAAGCTCTCAAGTAATGAGCTTGAGTATGTGGATGACAAAACGGCAGCACTTCTACTCAATACACCGAGTAGTGCTCGTATTATGCTGTGGGTGATGGTTCTATTTTTCATTCTGGCGGGTATCTGGGCTTCATGGGCTCAAATCGATAAGGTGACCGTAGGGCAAGGAAAAGTTGTTCCCTCTTCTCAAGTACAAATAGTACAAAACCTTGAAGGTGGGCTCGTGAAAGAAATTCTTGTTCGCGAGGGACAGGTGGTTCAAAAAGGCCAGCAACTACTGTTAATCGATGATACTCGCTTCCGCTCTGATTTTCGCGAACGAGAACAACAAGTCGCCAACCTAACGGCAAGCGTGCTGCAGCTCTCCGCTTCCATCACGAGTGTCACTATTAATGAAGACTTCAGTGAAAAATCTTGGCAGAAAAGTGTCCAGATCGATTTCAGTAAGCTTGCTTTCCCGCCCCAACTTGAAGAGCGACAGCCTAAATTGGTTGAGCGTCAGCGCGCGGAATATCGTCAGGATTTAAACAATCTGCGTAACCAGATTTCTTTAATCGATCAACAAGTCAAACAAAAACAGCAGGATTTAGTAGAAATTCAAGCCCGAGTCAGAAACCTGCGTGAAAGTTATAACTTCGCACGCAAAGAGCTAGAGATCACTAAACCCCTTGCGGATGAAGGTGTAGTACCACGGATTGAACTACTCAAGCTTCAACGTCAGGTAAACGATACTCGCCGAGAAATGACCTCCAGCGAACTGAAAGTTCCCGTACTCAAATCAGCGATTAAAGAGTCTATGCTTGGTCGTATTGATGCCGCACAGAAATTTCGTTCAGAGCAACAAGAAAAGCTCAACGAAGCGCAGGATAAACTTTCTGCTCTTACTGAGTCTACCGTAGGTCTAGAGGACAGAGTGAATCGTACGGTGGTCATTTCCCCTGTCACTGGCACGGTCAAAACACTCAATGTCAACACTGTGGGTGGAGTTATACAACCGGGTATGGACATCGTGGAGATCGTCCCAAGCGAAGATACGTTGCTCGTCGAAGCTAAGATTGCTCCACAAGATATTGCATTCCTCCGCCCTGATTTACACGCCATTGTCAAATTCAGCGCTTACGATTTCACCAAATATGGCGGGTTGGAAGGAACGCTTGAACACATCAGTGCCGATACCACCACGGATGAAGAAGGTAATAGCTTTTATCTTGTCAGGGTTCGAACCAAAGAAACCAGCCTCAATAACGATACCTCTTTACCTATCATTCCTGGCATGACTGCATCCGTCGATATCATCACAGGCAAACGTACCGTCATGGAGTACTTACTCAAACCTATTTTAGGTGCCAAAGGCAACGCATTGAAGGAATAA
- a CDS encoding transglutaminase-like cysteine peptidase, translating to MKYWLIALLIILASTASQALNTQEQRWVEAVRNTYGDRAGKRVETWRREMEQFKGLSERRKLTEVNNFFNQLNFVNDDRLWGKKDYWATPLEFLGSNAGDCEDFTIAKYFSLLELGVSDRKLRLVYVKAITLNQFHMVLAYYSKPSAEPILLDNIDPQIKKASKRRDLLPIYSFNGKNLWLMKSKQGQLAGKSSRLSLWNDLRAREKSLKLNKPIVNYDE from the coding sequence ATGAAATATTGGCTAATAGCTCTGCTTATTATTTTGGCTTCCACGGCTTCACAGGCGCTTAATACTCAAGAGCAGCGCTGGGTTGAAGCTGTACGCAACACCTATGGGGACAGAGCAGGGAAGCGGGTCGAAACTTGGCGTCGTGAGATGGAACAATTTAAAGGCTTGTCAGAAAGGCGGAAGCTTACCGAGGTCAATAATTTCTTCAACCAACTGAATTTTGTTAACGATGATCGTTTGTGGGGCAAGAAAGACTACTGGGCTACCCCACTCGAGTTCTTGGGCAGTAATGCTGGGGATTGTGAAGACTTTACCATTGCCAAATATTTTTCTCTGCTCGAGCTAGGCGTCTCAGATAGAAAGCTGCGTTTGGTATACGTGAAAGCCATCACGCTAAATCAGTTCCATATGGTGCTCGCATACTATTCGAAACCCAGCGCAGAGCCTATTCTGCTCGACAACATCGATCCACAAATCAAAAAAGCATCCAAGCGCCGAGACTTATTACCGATCTACAGTTTCAACGGTAAAAATCTTTGGCTAATGAAATCGAAACAAGGGCAACTGGCAGGAAAATCATCCCGACTCAGTCTGTGGAATGATCTTCGTGCCCGTGAAAAATCACTCAAACTGAATAAACCAATAGTGAATTACGATGAGTAG